A genome region from Clupea harengus chromosome 7, Ch_v2.0.2, whole genome shotgun sequence includes the following:
- the LOC105907540 gene encoding selenocysteine insertion sequence-binding protein 2, with the protein METALHHSEREKTFKKSLDPKRRGKQGTRSNSVSSRQHTVVPGNVTTFEVNLSDFPELGNGIPSGPYEPQARNSPSVPQATPSVNHSKRKVSNSKAAYEVTVKHLDCEGWQPVQQEKGMLEDASHQQTSWANVASLPPKKTSLNSPAMPSASTESMDNTSQQTKAILKRKKKRQKKKITPLTSEDADMEKVDVFIIKEPPKFEDEEEFPELVLSPIYLRKVQRDLKTKPDEAEYNGLSQKDVTAQQSEVKVDTRQPGLVQQKGQGQKAEKTSGRKSKVPVQLDLGNMLAALELRQQSQKGKPEQKPVTLSVGGALPVAHREAPHPKKPLWAQDKIAHNPLDSTCPLVKKGKQREVPKAKKPTPLKKVR; encoded by the exons ATGGAAACAGCCTTACaccacagtgagagggagaaaactTTCAAGAAATCATTGGATCCAAAGAGAAGAG gcaAACAAGGCACCAGATCGAATTCTGTCTCTTCACGCCAGCATACAGTTGTGCCAGGGAACGTGACAACCTTTGAAGTCAATTTATCAGACTTCCCCGAGCTGGGGAATGGAATCCCTAGTGGTCCCTATGAACCTCAGGCACGCAATAGTCCGTCTGTTCCACAGGCTACTCCTTCAGTCAACCATTCAAAAAGAAAAGTCTCTAACAGCAAA GCAGCCTATGAAGTCACTGTTAAGCATCTGGACTGTGAAGGATGGCAACCAGTGCAGCAGGAAAAAG GAATGCTTGAAGATGCCAGTCACCAACAGACTTCCTGGGCCAATGTTGCATCCCTGCCACCAAAGAAGACCTCTCTCAATAGTCCCGCCATGCCAAGTGCATCAACTGAG AGCATGGATAATACTTCACAACAAACAAAGGCCATtttgaagaggaagaagaaaaggcaGAAGAAAAAGATAACTCCGTTGACCTCTGAGGATGCTGACATGGAGAAAGTTGATGTTTTCATAATAAAAGAGCCTCCCAAATTTGAA GATGAAGAGGAGTTCCCTGAACTGGTTCTATCACCTATATATCTTCGAAAAGTTCAAAGGGACCTTAAAACAAAACCAGAT gaGGCAGAATATAATGGATTATCACAAAAAGATGTCACTGCACAGCAGTCCGAAGTAAAGGTGGATACAAGACAGCCTGGCCTGGTCCAACAGAAGGGACAAGGGCAG AAAGCAGAGAAGACCAGTGGGAGGAAGAGTAAGGTTCCTGTTCAGTTGGATCTGGGGAACATGCTGGCTGCCCTGGAGCTGAGGCAGCAGTCCCAGAAAGGCAAACCGGAGCAAAAGCCAGTTACATTATCAG TTGGAGGTGCACTACCTGTGGCACACAGAGAAGCACCTCATCCGAAAAAGCCACTATGGGCACAGGACAAGATCGCCCACAACCCCCTGGACTCCACCTGTCCTCTAGTGAAGAAGGGCAAACAGCGAGAGGTTCCCAAGGCTAAGAAACCAACTCCTTTAAAAAAGGTAagataa